The following DNA comes from Ricinus communis isolate WT05 ecotype wild-type chromosome 10, ASM1957865v1, whole genome shotgun sequence.
AGAAATCGACGGTTCTGAttccaatatttaaaaaaatataaaattgcatTATTTATACTGcttttaatattactttaCATTAATCTAAATTCTATAATTCTATAATGTAAAATTACgttttctctaatttcttttataaaaatttatttaacacAACCTTCagtttttttcaatattattttgtattagtttttgaattttacAATTCCATTATTTAACCAAatctctatattttttaatattattttgtaccagtttataaattctataattcCGTTATTTATActctaattttgtttttttataaagacTTGTTTGACACAATatctaatttttcaatattattttatattaaattctaaattctacataaaaagaaatggtgAATTTTAATTCAAGCCTTTTTCTTAAACTGAAACTGATTGATTCCAACGCCCAAAGACCAATTCCCATAAAATTGGAACCGTGAACCGCCACTAAGATCAcgtaaaactaatttaatagTTGTCTTGTCTTACGGCAACCAAAGCTGAGAAAGAAAGGAGTAATTTTCTCCGAGTAGTGATGAATGATGTTCTATTTACACTGATAATAACTAGATTCGATATTTCCACGCTGTGCGTagataatttcttattaatatatttagataataaataaatatattaattgatatgaAAATCTTTTAAGTAAATCTGTTTGTTGATCTCCtgtttttataatattctgAGAGTTTAAATTTGTCCAAAATCCttaaaacttaataattttttgtttcaaaatatatgtaattagAAAATACGGAAAATTACtcaataaattgaaataaaaataaaataataaagtacaatattttatagattatatggagatgtatatatatgtaaaatttaaataattacacttctaaattagataaaaCTCTTGATGATACGATAGAgttataaactttaaaaaacaaatataaaaaaagagtaGACTTCTATAAACGAAAACTCAGAATTAAAATCACAAGTAAATCATAAAAAGGAAGTTGAACATACCTAGCCACATTGGACTAATCCCAGAGAACGAACCAGATACATAATCACTATTGCTAGAGTTGCACTCTGTGTCCATAGCTgcaacataaatttttaatgataagatagaattataaacttaaattttaatattatctgttataaattattttattttatttttattttaaagaaattgttaaaaatataatttgtaagTTTGATGGGCGAGTTTGAGAATTTTATACCTAAGTTTGGATTTGGCCCAATAATCTGAACCTGTTCTTTTGAACAGGCTCAACCGGTTAGCctaaatataacataatatttcaagaaaaatattacagagattttttaaatatattttaaaattaataaaaaaagcatcttagaaaaaaaatactgttttttaattttttgattttttaatttacaatgtagtttttttttttcagttgttttatccaaaaacaactaaaagataacaaaaaatcaacaaaaatcctaaatttaaaagaattaaacaaattatacttttgatattttggcacattaaaaatgaaaaaaatccgtaaatttgataaacaaaacaaaaaatttagtGTTTCGCttataatttagtcattaGGGCATGCAGgacttatatttatatgctCAAGTCtgtctaataaatattaggaaTAAATGGCAATTTGGCCACTAATCTTATCATACAGGCtcaatttagtcattttttaaatttatgaaatttttagtTCAAACCTTTatatatttggtttaaattaaccatattttgaaaaaaaaaaaagagaggatGGGAGTCACTCTcacttgaaaataaaaaataattaaaaattataatattatttaaaaactattttataattttagtacaattgatttaattaagcAATAAATAGTTATTACCACCATTATTCTCGCTAAAATTGCTCTCATCTTCATTGCCCTCGGTACCACTACTACTGTAACTGTCTCCTTCAGtgtcattattaataaataaacagtAAGAATATTAtagcaatatttattttttattatattatatttaaatattaatatatatttttattttaaataatttaatattagaaattaattttttattttttattctatctATTCTCTTTTTAGAGTGTGTAACTCATTctcatttttgtaaaaatagaactaatttgaattaaatatacaaaaatttcagctaaaatatttaaaaatttaaaaaagaactaaattgAACCAGAGCAATAGAGTTAGTGGTCAAATTGGACTTTATTCCTAAATATAATAactcttttagtttttaggaAACTGGATCCtctttttgtaaatattacatgtttggtatttacttttttaaatttttagtatatgtttATGAAATGGgatctattttttatatattttaattatattttaatctataGTTGATATATGTTCAAATTGtcttctaatttaatattgaatttaagaaaaatattagagttTACGAATCTTGACGATTTAGTATTTATTCAAACTTTGTAAGTagttattttagaattaaaatattaaacaacaTATGCCCAAATagaaaatatcagaaaatagtattcattcaataatatttaacagatattgatatataattagtatttgttattattttatgaaataaatatgttttcacttaatttaaatttaaaacctATTTTGTAACTTAGTTTAAatgtaatatttaataagtgtttactttaaaataaataatagaggaataaataattaaataagaaataaaatagcattaactaaaatttaatattataagtcCGTGATATGTTGCATGAGTAAAAAGTAGGCGTTGACTAAAGATGTCACCGGTGCTTTCGAAAGAAAATTCAAGGAAGTATacaaaatcacaataatataggaaataaatttaaatttctactaatatgttattttaatataatattacttaAGATTTACGAAATTAATCttcataatcataataatataggtaatatgaaaaatggataagatttaaataatttattttaaatatggaAAAAGCACTTTAAGATTAGTATGTGAATGAATAATTATTAGTCAACAACACAGCGGAAGAGATCTCCTGAAAGAGATTCATTCGTATACTTCTTTTGACTAGAAGATTGACAAAACAAAACGTTCATCCCCTCCAATGGGTTCCAGTCAAGCACCTTTTGTTTGACCAGAAGATTAATTAAGAAGAATATTGCTTATCGTTGACAGATTATCAGTTATTTGGAAAATTCTTACACAAGATAGTGAGCGGTATGTATGAGTGACTTATTAAActaacaaatattaatttttctttaattaagaCACATAATTTATGGTTCATTTTctaagaaatttctttatttgtcaCTTCCATCCGATTCTCCTATAAGTGACCTGAAACATCTGAGCTGCCTTACATATCATTGTATCAATTGCCATCACTAATCTTCTAAGCTAATTTCACCCACAAAGGAACATGGAAGGCTCTTCCTTGCAAGCTCCTGTTTCCAAGAGGTAAGCAAATACAAAATCTTCCTGATCTACACTACTTTATGTTATAATCCATACTCCTTAATTATTCTTTCCGGGTATCTTAGAAATTTTTACTAGGGGACATTTCCCTGATGAAATTTGTTTGTATATGCAGGTTAGAAGGCAAAGTAGCCTTGATAACAGGAGGTGCTAGTGGCATAGGCGAGAGCACTGCCAGACTCTTCGCCAAGAACGGTGCTAAGGTTGTGATCGCAGATATCCAATCCGAGTTGGGTCAATCTGTGTCTGCGAAAATCCAGTCAGAGTTCGGACAACCAGTGTCTTATGTCCACTGCGATGTTGCTACTGAAACCGATGTCGAAAATGCTGTCAATACAGCGGTTTCATTACATGGAAAGCTCGACATAATGTTCAATAATGCAGGCATAGGAGGCCCTCCTGATATAAGTATTTCATCAACTGAACATGAAGCTTTCCGGCGAGTTATGGACGTAAATGTTTATGGTGGATTCTTGGGCGCAAAACATGCTTCGAGAGTAATGATTCCTAAAAAGAAAGGATGCATACTATTCTCTGCAAGTGCTGCTTCAGTTATATATGGCGGGCCATATGCTTATACAGCATCAAAACATGCTGTTGTTGGACTGACTAAGAATTTAGCTGTAGAATTGGGGAAATATGGAATAAGAGTTAATTGTATTTCAACTATTCATGTCCCAACTCCTTTGATGACTGCAGGAACGGGGCTGAAAGTAGAGGAAGTGCAAGCATTGGCTTCTGGGATAGCATGTTTGAAAGAGGTAACATTAGAGGCTAATGATATAGCAGAAGCAGCTTTATACCTTGCAAGTGATGAATCCAAATTTGTTAGTGGAATGAATTTTATGGTTGATGGAGCTGCATGTCTCCCAAGGATGTAACTTTTGATATGCAAAGAGTTAGAGGGTGTTTGGTTTAGCCGATGGGAGTACATTTTTATCAACCAATTCTATTCAAGTATTTGGTAAACTCTTCTTGTCAGCAATTGATAGCTGAAATAAAGTCTGAACACCTACTGTTTAATCAGCTCCTTATTTGGTATTTCTACATCAGCTAAAATACTTtcttgtattttaaaaaagtttacatcctttttaaaaaaagaataagtatTTGTCACGCATAGAGTTATTTGTACTCCattttatcattaattattttatatcttttgtCACAATTGAAATAAACACATTAAATGATCAAATTATCTCCgatctataaaattaaaaaaaataatttataacttatGATATAAAGTGcatataattgattaaatagctatctaaaattttaaaaaatagctagatattttttttttgaaataactGGTTATGcgttaacaaatattttattattattattatcacaatttctattttatttaattaattctttaattttctaattgtaTAGTCTACCATAAACCAATTCAAActcattataattattttgctaACTAACAATCTCTCAAAacatttatcaaatatttatatgaagcAATTGTTAGCTATCAGTTACATTCATCAGCTGAATCACAAagtttctcaaataattttatgcattcaaattcaaaatttccaaGTTGATACTTCTTTTCCTACAcactttaattctttttttcttactgTTAAAAGATTCAACAAATCAGAGTTGCTTATGAATGTCAGCTGAGTTGTAACTTATCCTGGGGTTGTCTTCAATAAATCAGAGTTGTTTATGAATGTTAGCTGAGTTGTAATTTATCCTGGGGTCATCTTAAACTTTATgtagttaaaatcaaattcacttttataaaaaaaagggtCAAACTTCATTAAAACCCATGTTCTttgagaatttatttttatttataataaatccaattcatttaaaatttcacATCAATCACTATTGTTTTAATTACTTCTCAATTATAGGATTCCTacatatttgaaaaaaaaaaaaaaccagtATGGCATTTCGAAAGCAAAGATATGTATCCGTGGCACTAGTCTTAATTAAGTCAAAGACAAATAAAACACAAGACACATGGCCTAACTATTGAAACGATGCATTTTAGCCAAAGAATCGAAACACATTGTTTCCTACAATCCATCTTCATCTGTAAATCACTTGCATTACAGCCATCCTACCGACCGCTGCAGCCACCCTACTTACATGAACACATCTGGTTAGACTCAAATTGCCCTCATCACTAGCGATGCCAAGACTCAAATCACCCACATCACTAGCCATGCCAAAACCAACATTATCacttacaattttattttttaattgcagAACAGAGCAATCACCTACAAAGagtcagtttttttttttaattttctttcccctaataattttatcaatagcTTTTgtttgtattaaaataaattaagaaaaaaaaaaagaagaataagaaagaaaaacccGACTGAAACTTCTCCCAACGTAATGACAAAGAAGAAAGTCTAAATAGGCCCTTGAACTTTACGAGTAAGGCCAAATACATCCTTTTGGactattttaatcaaatacttATCAGTTATGGatcaatttaattcttttttcagtGCTGGTGCTAGTAACGTTGTTACTATTGCAACTGTTGCCTTCCTGTCCCAACACAAAATGAAGACAAAACTATTGATATGAAGTTTTTGTTTACATGTTTGTTGGTGTTGATAATGGTTTATAGTTAAATCCAACAGTTTGAATATACAACTTTCTCTAGTGATGGTGAATCATTAGATTCAATGGTTGTAGAAAAGTTGAGTAACCGGAGAAGGAAGAGCAAAAGGTGGATTGAAGGAGCATAGAAGATAGTGGATATGGTTTAGTATAGAGAGCGATGAAGAGGAAAAAGTttgaggaaaaaaataatcttaattaaattttattgataaataataaataatattatttttatttacttttaattaataaactggAAAAAGTGTATTCACGCTCTTTGtttatccaaaaaaaaaaaaggctaaattgtccaaaaataatgaattttggGTTAAAATGATccaaaaagattaaaagagcCTATTTGGTCCTGCCTGCAAAGTTCAAGAGCCTATTTGGACCTTATTCCTAATGAGAACGACAATTGCAATAAGGTGAGGGCAGAGTGTAGTTTTGAGTGTTTTAGCAGACATGAGACAACCAACTATGTTATCTTCAGTTTCACTTCAAACGTTAAAACCACTCATGCTAATGTCGATGCCGGATGTCCtgatgatttctttttatttttctaaaaatggTCTGGGCCGCCACCATGCCCTGGTGCACGAAACTTTTGACGTCGAAGActactaatttttaataataaaaaaaatcaagaattcAAATTTTGTGAACAATTATTTCCCTTTAAAGAAACTTTATGAATACCAAAAGCCATCCTAGAAATTTCACTTATTTGTTTCTAGACTCTAGGCGGCTTCTCATTTCTCATACAAAAAGTCAGGACTACATAGTAAAAAACTAAGGAAAATTCTTGCTTTTCGTGTAATAGAAATTCTGGTAAAaggaatttttaatataaaattatacaataaaatgatgaaaaatataatttcttaaatattaaaagataaaaataatatgtaaaaagacatggaaaaaaatagaaattacctttgcttaatataaaataaaattttaaattttataaaataatacttatttattagtattattattttatgttctttatatctcgataaagagaaaaatataatttaaatatttcatatttaaatatttgataattgaAGCGTCCCTCAAACATTTAATACTGCTAAGGTtccattattattttgttttaagcAAAAgtaggattattttattttgtttaccCTTGATCTCCAATGCATTTAATCACAATCgctaaattaagttaataaaaaataatataatttttcataaatatagaaaaattatttcttataaaatgacaatctcttattatataattctatgaaattatggttgattttgtataaattaataacttatggatttttagttataaaagaaattataattttgagaaatatgcaattgaaaaagatttttatcacggatttttatgcattttaatAAGTTTCAGTTGAAAAAGATTTAGCAATTTTCATCTATCAgtactattattatatttatcatatttgaTTATATGGATTTAGAgtttaacaactcaaaatgTCATTTGACTTTTAAATcgatattatcaaattaataacttCTTAAATCGCGATTTAACGgtcaaattttgaaattaagaaTACACTATCAAATACCCATAACATAATAATGATGACCAATTAATATAAAGTCATTGGATTCTTATAAATCGAGGCTATTTAATGAtcagatatattttttatcgcGGTTTGTAGCTATACATTACTTTTTATctgaaaaaaattactaaaagttAGCGTTAATTTTCTTTGACAAGAAAGTATAGTTAAAAAAGATTAGTTGTCCATTCTTGACCGCTTAATACTTAATATACCAAGTTTTAATGGTCATATGCGAATTTAACGTAATTTATAgtactttatttttgcctttCCTGTGGTGTTTTGTCACTTCCATCTAGTTCTACTAAGAAACACTAGCCTGAAACACCTGCGCTGCCCCCCAAATCCATTATCAACGATCATATTCTAAACTAAAGCGCATGGAAGGCACTTCCTTGGAAGCTCCTGTTGCCAAGAGGTTAGCAAATACAATCTTCCTCATCTACCCTGGTGTCTTAATTTATATGCATCattcttattctttaatttcctGGTATATTGTAAATCCTTAACAGGGAAGGTATTGTCAGGTTTGAACTTTTAACCTCCTGGTATATGTgatatacaatttttatttcttgcaCTGCGAAACAGACCTTGACCAATCGACCATTTAGGATATTAGGCCAACACAGATTTTTCTTCCTGCAGGTTACAGGGCAAGGTAGCCTTGATAACCGGTGGTGCTAGTGGCTTAGGAGAGAGCACAGCGAGGCTGTTTGCCAAGCATGGTGCTAAGATTGTGATCGCAGATGTCCAATTCGATCTGGGTCAATCTATATCTGCCCAAATCAAGGATGAGTTCGGACAGCCAGTTTCCTATGTTCATTGCGATGTTACTAATGAATCAGATGTCGAAAACGCTGTCAATACAGCAATTTCATTACACGGAAAGCTCGACATAATGTTCAACAACGCAGGTATTCTAGGCAATGTTGATTCAAGAATAGCATCGATAGAGCGTGAAGATTTCAGGCGAGTTCTCGATGTAAACGTCTATGGTGGACTGCTGGGTGCCAAACATGCTTCAAGAGTGATGATTCCTGAAAAGAAAGGATGTATTCTATTTACTTCAAGTGCTGCTTCCATTTTCTATGGAGGACCTCATGCTTATACAGCGTCGAAGCATGCTGTCGTTGGGCTAACTAAGAATTTAGCTGTAGAATTGGGGAAGTATGGTATTAGAGTAAATTGTATATCGCCTGCTCATGTCCCAACTTCTATGACTACTACAGGACTGGGTCTGAATGCTGAGCAAGTGCAGGCAATGGCTTCTGGGATTGCATGTCTGAAAGAGGTAACACTAGCGGCTAATGATATAGCAGAAGCAGCTCTATACCTTGCAAGTGATGAGTCTAAATTCGTTAGTGGGTTGAACCTTGTAGTTGATGGAGCTGCAAGCTTGGCAAAGCCATAATTTCTGATTACCTGAGAACTCTTGCTATATTACAATTCAAAAGATCAGGCGATTAAGTGATTGCTTGGTAGTGCTGgaagttaaaaaaaagaaaaaaagaagggaaAAACAGAACTCCTGAAAGTCTTATTTACTTTTGAAGAATTTCAGTAGCACAAGAACGAATAATGGTCTTGATGTTGTTTCTATATATTCATAaggataattaaaatatcaccCAATGATAATAGAGGGTAAAATTTACCTTGTGTTATACTCTGTCACGACATTgcatattttcaattaaaatcacATGTATCACCATCTGGTCATATTTTCCTGTGAAATGGCTGTATTCAGTGCATCTTCACATCAGATTCATTCATAGAAATGCAATGAAAACTTGTTGTCAATGATCTCAACTGATTTATTCAGCAATAGTGAAACTTAAGTGATTGGACATCCGGATGATGAATACTTAGCCTCCACGCCAATCTAGGCTAAGATTCTCAGACACATTTGCTCCATTTCAGTCagaaatgaaatttaatttttacgaAAACTTATCAGGTAGATTTATCATTCATAGAttataaatcaattacatGATCATATTtgatttcatttattaattattacattttcattgcttgatttatttattactataaaaaatttataattaaaacttaaataataaaaatttaacaattaataaatgaagCTACATATCACTGTATAATCAATTTAGTTACGAATGATGTAGTATATTgagtatatttaagaatttgtcgATTTTCATATTAGACCCGCGCTCTTATTCAATAGGTAAACAATATAGTCCAAGTGAAGTGATGCCCTATTGAGGATTGAAGAACCTGCCATccaattttctatttttaatttttattttctaaaataagaaaatatttattaaattattaaacttaaaagtaaaatatatatttaaatatttaaaattttttaattagttattttaataatttaaatttcaatttaacttaataatcatttgaaatttatattgacaccaaataatgattaaaaaataaaatatgcaaACCACAATCAAAATTATGAGTTGAGAGGTCACTATCACAGGAATCTCCCTTCTCTTCAcatatagaaaaatcaatttgtagagatatattctttattattattattatttgaagtCATTGGTCTATAAAGTCTTTCAAGTAATATGATCAATCAAAATGTGCATACTAGAGATTAGTACTTAAAAAATCGAAATGGTttggtgaaaagaaaaagaaaatacaagcTGGACTATTCAAACAcaaattcaatataaaaaagaacttttattattattattattattattaattaattaaataaaattcaaagtcCACTTACAGATAGGCTTACTCGTCTTTGAAACCTTTTTCATGTAGAAAATCTGATCTGTAAGAGATATTCAAGGTTAGGAGTTTGAGAGGTGATTGTCACAGGAATTTTGTTCTCACTTCATATATAGAAATTTCACtttttgtaataataaattgacAAATCAAAATCTGCGGAGTGGAAGTGGAAGTTGAAGAACAGGGGACTATTCTGCAACCGCAATCAAactgcttttttcttttcatttctttttattcaatattatGATGGCTTAAGGACGCTCGGGTATTTTGCTACGTTAGTTGTTTATCCGTGTGTTTCAcaactgttattattattttgattataaaattaaatttataaatataatttaataaatttttaatatttaatattaatttataatattttaaaaaataataataaactaactatttttaaatctctttatttttttttaaatttattagtataataatataaaatttatttttaaaatatttatttattaattctaatactatataaatcaatactatccatataattgatattactattttttaaaattagaaattactataataattaaacattaatttattagtgaacataatatttaaaaatattattttctatagttaaaattattatctaattagaaaattaatttattaattaatataatattaaaatataattaatatactatttctttgaataatcattatctaattataaaactaatcattatctatttagaaaattaatttattattaaaattgttatttcttaaaattagaatgagtatttaattaagaatgtaaattattaatcaataaattaataaaaaacagtaaaattacatataaaattgagtcttatatatcaaaagtaaatacatatattaagaCAATAATcctatgtgtcaaaaattaaacacatatattaaaaaaatataaatatcaaaagttaatatatcaaaattaaacactatttcacaagaaatagttttgtctcaaataaaactttttaaaactaatgaatacATAGAAAAGACAATGATATCCACTTTCAAAATCACATTAATTTTCTATCAAAacatatgcttttattttcaaatttttagaTCTTTTTGTCTATGTGTAACATGGACAgattaacttttctttttaattatgtttccatttcaaaacttttttaattataatttttaaatttaaaattaagttatattttctttcatttcttgttactcaatacaaaaattattaaaaatacatatttagaaagataaataatagcCTCTTATTTTAaggaaatatataatttctagtacttgataattatattaatattattgtctaTAAAACTTGTTCTAATACGAATAGctatattatcatttttcaacttttaaagtactaaaattaattttaaaataaaatatttattgtattattatataaacatCAAGTTcttaatattcaattattagttattgcatattttattatcagatgaatattatttaaatattaaaaatcttaagtCTAGTTTAATAGTACTATGATATTAGGTTGTCTTCGtatactaataattttataactatatatttttggtaatttgtatagaataataataaatttaaaatagtaaaaattttgagaaaaaagaaaagctaatgactaaagtttttttttttttttttttttctctttgctTTAACAAAATGGTATACAGCCCGTAAAATGTGAAAATATTGAAGTGTAGTTTTGAAGAAATGTGTATAATTgccttttaaatcaaaaaggATTTTTGATTCTTTGTGGCCTTAACAAATTGCAGTGTAGCATTAACATCTCCCCTTATGTCATGGAGgaaattacaaatttttacATAGCCAcattcatatttattcctcTGGCATTGAGGAATAGGTGTATTCTTATTCCTCATATTTATAGCCACCTCATTTTTTAAAGCATTAAAAATTAGCAAAAGTTATAGTTTAACGAGATATTCTTATTTAGGTTTCATATATACACCATAACTAATAGGAGAGTGATATGTATCTATAAGTGTTTGtgtcaataatttattagttaaatataaGTAGAAATATACACAAAGTCTAGTTCTTCCCTTAAGcgtaaaatttcaaattgtaAGGCGTTATAACGTcatttgttaaatatatacaataaaaaaatcacatcaattaataatatcacatcacttaaataa
Coding sequences within:
- the LOC125371311 gene encoding short chain aldehyde dehydrogenase 1-like; translation: MEGTSLEAPVAKRLQGKVALITGGASGLGESTARLFAKHGAKIVIADVQFDLGQSISAQIKDEFGQPVSYVHCDVTNESDVENAVNTAISLHGKLDIMFNNAGILGNVDSRIASIEREDFRRVLDVNVYGGLLGAKHASRVMIPEKKGCILFTSSAASIFYGGPHAYTASKHAVVGLTKNLAVELGKYGIRVNCISPAHVPTSMTTTGLGLNAEQVQAMASGIACLKEVTLAANDIAEAALYLASDESKFVSGLNLVVDGAASLAKP
- the LOC8259769 gene encoding short chain aldehyde dehydrogenase 1; translation: MEGSSLQAPVSKRLEGKVALITGGASGIGESTARLFAKNGAKVVIADIQSELGQSVSAKIQSEFGQPVSYVHCDVATETDVENAVNTAVSLHGKLDIMFNNAGIGGPPDISISSTEHEAFRRVMDVNVYGGFLGAKHASRVMIPKKKGCILFSASAASVIYGGPYAYTASKHAVVGLTKNLAVELGKYGIRVNCISTIHVPTPLMTAGTGLKVEEVQALASGIACLKEVTLEANDIAEAALYLASDESKFVSGMNFMVDGAACLPRM